In Vibrio quintilis, the DNA window GGCATAAAAACCGGTAAATTCCGTTGGCCGGAAAAAGGTAAGGCCGGAATGAGAAGGTTCCATCCGGTTTGTTTCACGTGGCTTATCGTATGAAAATTAATGAAAAGTGACTTCCTCCACAGCGAAAAAAAATCCGGGGGAGTGGTCAGGCGTAGATGGAGTGAATGTTGTTATGAATTGCCGGTCTGATCACTGATTCAGGGAGGAGGTGAGAGAAAGGAGTGACTCCTCCCAACCGGGAGGCGTCAGAGCTCAGCAGGCCTTAATAGCCCATTAAACGAATCAGATTTTCTGCCGTCTCAATGGCTTCTTTACGGTTCGCAATATTCAGCTTTTGGTACAGATTTCGGATATGGGTTTTGATGGTTGTGCCGGCGACATCCAGTTCCTGCGCGATTTGCTCATTACTGAAGCCGGAATAAATCAGTCCCAGAACCTGCCATTCCCGGTGGGTTAACGGGCTGGTTCTGATCAGTTCAGGTACGTCCGGGTGATTGATGATTTTATCGATAAAGTCTTCGTCAAAATGTACCGAGCGGTTACGCTGCTTATTGGCAATTTCTTTGACTAAATGTTGAGCCCGGTGTTTTTCCATATCGCCCAGTTCGTTCTGATGAATCAGTTTCTGTAGAACCGGGTAGATGGTATGACCTTCAATCAGGAAATTACCGGTCATGCCGGTCTGATTCATCAGGATCAATGCTTCACTGAGCTTGTCCGCGGCGGTTGTTTCATCCTCCAGTTCGATGGCCAGTACCGCTTCAACAATCAGATTGCGGTTGATATCAGCAATCAGGCTGGCTTTCCGCGCTTCCGTCTGTAAAAAATTCAGGCTGTATCCGGCACCTTTGAGATCTCCGGTGAATATTTGTGCCCGGGCGATATTACGCCACTGAAGCTGAAGGAAATGGTTTTTGGCTTCAGCCGGACGGGTGGCATCTTCCAGCCATACTGTGACGGAATCTTTATCATTTCTCGCCTGCCAGTAAAGCAGTAATGACAGGGATGCATTGGCCGTCCAGTCCAGATGGAAAGTGGACTGCTGCAGGCGTAGTTCGATCTGTTCAATCAGTTTCTCGGCTTTATCCAGCTCGCCTTTGCCAATGGCGATTCTGGCCAGCATCGAATAACTGTGCAGATGTTTGAGCGGGTCGATATTGCCCAGTACATGAATACCTTTATAAGCACATTCTTCCGCGGCATCGAGCAGGTTCCAGCACCAGAGCACCTGGGCGTGAAGCCGGAGTAAAAATTCGTGTAACGGCACCTGATGAAGCTTTTGCTCTTCGATTAGCCTGAAAGCTGAATCATGCAATTCATAAGCGGCCTGTACGTAACCCTGAGCCAGCAGAATTTCACTCTGCTGTAAAAGTGCCCACAATGCCTGATGATAAACCTGATGCTGGCGGGCCAGCTTTTCGGTTTGCTGCATCAGTGGCAGCGCCCGGCTGAGTTCTCCCTGAACGTGATTGACTTCACCTACAATTGAGGTGGCGACTATGCGGCTGCGGTAGTCTGTTGTATCCAGCTGACTCAGCGCCAGTTCTGCCAGTTTCAGAGCATTGGCCGGATTATTTTTGTTGATTGAAATCTGAGCCCGCAGGGCATTCAGCTGTCCTTTTTCACTGGTTGTCAGTTGTATGTCCCGGCTGGCGATCTCTTTTTCAGCCTTTAACAACATATCTTCCACTGCATTGTAGCGGTGCTGGCTTTGCGCCAGCCAAGCCTGAAGCAAAGGCAGCTTCATTGTGGAGTACAACTGTTCCGGTTTCAGTGCATTGATAGCCGTTTCCATAATGTGGAGCTCTCCCCGGTTGAACATGCACCAGCCGTGATCAATCAGAATATGGGAAATTAATCCGGCATTATCAGCCTTTTGTGCGTGCCGCAGCGCCTGATGAGGAATGTCCAGCTTCAGCCATGCTCTGGCGGCTCTGCGGTGGAGTGTCTGCTCTTCCTCCGGAATCCGGGCTTTGCGTTCATGTTCGAGAAATTCTGCGAACAAGTGGTGGAAGCGATACCAGTTACTTTCACTGTCCAGCCGGTAAATGAACAGCCCGTAACGGTTGAGGGATTCGATCATACTCAGCGCATCACTGCGTTCTGTCAGCTCATTCACCAGTTGATCACTGAAGGTTTCCAGCACGGAGCACTGCATCAGAAAGTGGCGGGTTTCGCTGTCAATGGCATCGAACACTTCTTCAGCCAGATAGTCCCATAAATGAGCGTGATTGAACTGAGAAACCGACTGAACTGACTGGGCCAGCGTCCGGTTCTGGTGCTGGGCCTGCAGAGCGATAAGCTGCAGGGCGGAAGGCCAGCCTTCGACATAGTCCCGGATATTATTAATCGTGGCATCATCAATCACATCAGAAATACGCTGACTGAAAAAACGGGTGGTTTCTTCAGTGTCAAACGCCAGCATTTGATTATCGATTTCAATGATCAGATCCCGGACCCGGAGGTTGGCTGTCCCCAGTGGTGGTGTTGCCCGGCTGGTCACCACCAGGGTGATGTTATCCGGCAGATGTTTTAAAAAGAAACGGATGGCTTCATGGATTTCGTCATTCTGAATCAGATGATAATCATCCAGCACGATATAGCATTCATGATAAAAATCACTCAGTTCGGCAAATATCTCGCTGAATAAGGAAGGCAGAGAAGAAAACTGCCTGCGTTCTGCCAGTGTCTGAGAGTTCGGACAGGAGTTATCCGTCGCCTTATTGATGGCCCGGATGAGGTAATTAATAAAGCGGAACTGATCATTATCGCCATCATCAAGGCTGAACCAGCCTACGGCATGTTTGTCGGTCAGCCACTGGGCTGCCATTGTTGTTTTGCCATAACCGGCAGGTGAACAGAACAGCACCATTTTATAGCAGGGTGCCTGTTGAAGTACATCGAGTACCCGCGGCCGGACTATCGCATTATGTAACCGTCCGGGACGTGTGAGTTTAGAAGGAATCCACATACGTTAACCAATCTATTCCTTTGTTTTCAGGGGCTGTTCACTTTTACTGAAAAAAACAGCAGAAAAATCAACAGACCCGGGTGACAGGTTTTATCTCAGAGCATCCTACGTCAGGGTGTTCTGCTCATAAATTGATCCAGCTCTTAATCTGCCGGAACAAAACGGATTGCCTGAGCCACTACGCCCTGAATATGCGATGTGTATCACATTTATTGGCCGTTTGTTGGCTATAAGAAAAAGGTGTTGCACAAAAAAGTGTAAATCTGCGGACTGATAAGACATCAGTTTGTGGCAGCTCTCGCATTTCTTCTTTCTTCTCTGCTTCCTGCTATATCCATTTCAATGTTTAACATTCTGTGATTTCTATCACTTAATGATTTTGCTTTGGCGAAATTTATGTGATTCCTGTCAATGTACATGTGAAGAGAATTGGTCTACGCCCTGTTTGCTCCTCCCGAATCGCTGAAGTTTCGGGAGGATGTTATGACGGATAACCCCATGCAGGATGTGAAAACAGGATTGGGACTATGATGAGATTTCACGATGAAACTGAATCAACAAAAAAAATTTGATAAAGCACAATTTAAGAACAATGTGAAACGTCACCTGACTTCGACGTATGTTCAGACTGTTGAGAAGGCCAGCCCGAGAGCCTGGTATCTGGCAATGGCAAGAGCGTTGTCAGAATTGACAGCGTTCGACTTACTGGAAACTGAAAATGACATCAGAATTAAAAATTCCAAGAGTGTGAATTATCTGTCTCTGGAGTTTCTGGTTGGCCGGCTGACAGGAAACAACCTGATCAGTATGGGCATTTATACGCAAATCAGTGAAGCGATGGAAGAGCTCGGGCACAGTCTGAGTGATTTACTCGAACAGGAACGGGATCCGTCACTGGGCAATGGCGGGCTGGGCCGGCTGGCTGCCTGTTTTATGGATTCCTGCGCAGCGCAGGAATATCCGACAGTCGGTTATGGTTTGCATTATGAATATGGTCTGTTTAAACAGTCATTTATTGATGGTCAGCAGCAGGAGTCCCCGGATGCATGGCAGGGCGTTGAAGGCTATCCGTGGGAAATCGCCCGGCCGCAGCTGGCTCAGCAAATCGGATTTTACGGCCAGGTGGACATTTATCAGGATCAGGGGCGGGAGCGGCGTCGCTGGGTGCCGGGGATGTTTGTGAAAGCCATGCCATGGGATTTACCCATCGTCGGTTATCAGAGTGAGACGGTCTATCCGCTGCGTTTGTGGGAATGTCAGGCGATCGCGCCGTTTTCCCTGGAAAGTTTTAACAATGGCGATTATTTCGATGCGCAGAAATCACTGATTGATGCAGGCAATATCACCAAAGTTCTGTATCCGAATGATAACCATGAAAAAGGCAAAACCTTACGTTTGATGCAGCAATACTTTCACAGCGCTGCCTCCATTGCCGATATGCTTCGCCGTTATGAAGCGGCAGGACATCCGCTCAGGTTGCTGCCTGATTATGAGACGATTCAGCTGAATGATACCCATCCGGCGATTGCTATTCCGGAGTTGATGCGGGTACTGGTTGATGAACGGGATCTCAGCTGGGATGAAGCATGGTCGATCTGTGCTAAAACTTTTGCTTATACCAACCATACCTTATTGCCTGAAGCGCTGGAAACCTGGAGCGAGTCACTGATTCAGCGTTTGCTGCCGCGTCATATGGAAATCATCTACCGGATTAACTATCAGTTTCTCAGTGAAGTCCGGCAGAAATGGCCGGGAGATGTCGGTAAGCAACAGAAACTGTCGATCATTGAAGAAGGTGTCCACCGGATGGTCAGAATGGCGAATTTGTGTGTGGTTGGTTCTTATGCAGTGAACGGGGTCGCTGCACTCCATACGGCGTTAGTGAAGAAAGATCTTTTCCCTGAGTTTGATGCGCTTTATCCGGAAAGAATCAGAAATGTGACCAATGGTGTGACGCCCCGTCGCTGGCTGAAGTTCTGTAATCCGGGCTTGTCAGCGTTGATCAGCGATAAAATCGGCGATGAATGGACCGGTGAGCTTGAACAGATTTCACAGCTGGCGGTTTATGCCGATGATCCGGCATTTCAACAATCTTATCTGGCGATTAAAAGAGGGAATAAACAGCGTTTGGCTGACTGGGTGATGGCACACCTCGGCATTGAAATCAGTACTGATGCGATCTTTGATGTACAGATTAAGCGGCTGCACGAGTATAAACGCCAGCATCTGAATTTACTGCACATTCTGTCTTTATATCACCGGCTGCTGCATGACCCGGAGTTTGACATGGTACCACGGGTGTTCTTTTTCGCAGCGAAAGCTGCACCGGGCTACTATCTGGCAAAAGAGATCATCTATGCCATCAATAAAATTGCTCAAACTATTAATAATGATGAGCGGGTGAATCAGCAACTGAAAGTCATCTTCATACCGGATTACCGGGTGAGTATGGCTGAAATTATTATTCCTGCAGCAGATGTCTCTGAGCAGATTTCCACCGCGGGGAAAGAGGCTTCAGGCACAGGAAATATGAAGATGGCGCTTAACGGGGCATTGACTGTCGGCACCATGGATGGCGCGAATGTGGAAATCCGGGAGGAAGTCGGGGATGAAAATATCTACATTTTCGGTCTTGATGTGGCAGGTGTGACCGCGTTAAAGGCGCAGGGTTATAACCCGTTTGATTATTATTACGCCGATCCACTGCTAAAATCATCTATGGAGCTGTTAATGGGTGAAACATTCACGCCGGGTCAGCCGGATAAACTGAGAGTTGTGTATGACAGTTTACTGGATGGCGGGGATCCTTACTTGTGTCTGGCTGATTTTTCTTCCTATGTGAAGGCTCATGAAGCGATTGATGCACAGTACCGGGATCAGCAGGGGTGGGCGCGTAAGACGATATTGAATACCGCATCCGTCGGGAAATTTACTTCAGACCGGTCGATACGGGATTATGTGGAAAATATATGGCATCTGAAAGCGGTACATCGTTGATCAGCCTTTGGCCAATAATCAGTCACTGTAAAGAGCCGGAGCGGAGACTCCGGCTGACTAACATTAAAACTGAGGACTATTCAAACAGTGGTTTGCTGTTTTTTAGGCCGTGATGCTTCATTCTCCGTGAACGCAGCGATACGGAAACCTGCTTTCCCGGAGCCGTACGGTGAAAAGCGCAGACTTCTGCCTGAGTGGATTTTTATCTTATCCCTGTCCGATGGCCGGGGGTAATGACATCTTCGGAGTAAAACATGACAAAAAAATCAGCATTAAAGCAAGTTGCTGAAATAGCAAATATCTCTGATAACTATATTAGTGCGTGGGGAGAAGACACGCTTGTCTCTGATGAGACGATTCGTTCTCTGCTGACATCTCTGGGCTACGATACATCAAGTGATGAACAGTTATTAAAGTCAGCAGAAAAGAAGCACAGGAAAGATGTTCTGGCGCCGGTGCAGGTGATTAAGAGTAATGATCAGCCGATCGAAATTGATCTTCACCTTGGTGTGAGTGCCAGAGAGAGTGAGTTCTGCTGGCGGGTTGAAACGGAACAGGGCGAGGTGTTAGAAGGATACCTTCAGTCCCAGATTATTCGTGATGAAAGGAAAGAAGGCGGGCCGCTGGTGTTTCAGTTGCCGATGTTGTCCTGGGGATATCACCAGTTAACGGTGACCCGTAAACGGAGAAAATCACCCTACAGTATGACGCTGATTGTTGCGCCGCAATCCTGTTATAAGCAGGATGATCTGCTGAAAGATAAAAAAATGTGGGGACCGAGTGTTCAGCTGTACACCTTGCGCAGCAGCCATAACTGGGGGATTGGTGATTTCGGGGATCTGAAACAGCTGGTGGCAGAAATTGCGACCCGGGGTGGTGATTTCATTGGACTGAATCCGATACATTCCCTGTTTCCGGCTAATCCTGAAGGTGCCAGTCCGTATAGTCCGTCATCCCGTTCCTGGCTGAATATTTTGTATATCGATGTCAGTTCTGTGCCTGAATTTGTGCTCAGTGCCAAAGCACAGCAAATTGTCGGTCATGTGGATTTTCAGCGCAGACTGAAGAAAGTCAGGGAAGAGCACTGGGTGAATTATTCTGAAGTTGCCAGTTTGAAAATGACAGTGCTGCCTCTGTTATTTGAAGAATTTAAGTCCCGTCATCTGAATCAGAATAGCGATCGGGCGGATGCATTTCTTGCGTTTGTGGAAGCTGGCGGCGAAAGCCTGCTTCATCAGGCTGCATTTGATGCTTTACATGTCAGGCTGCACAATGAAGACCCGCAGGTATGGGGCTGGCCGGTTTTTCCGGAGAAGTACCGCCATTATGACAGTGCTGCGGTGCAAGAGTTTATTGAAGAAGAGCGGGATCAGGTGCATTTGTATATGTACTTACAATGGATCGCCGATAGTCAGATTAATGAAGCGCAGGTTTTGGCGAAAGAGAAGGGAATGTCGATTGGTCTGTACCGTGATCTCGCGGTTGGTGTGGCTGATTCCGGGTCTGAAACCTGGGCTGATAAAGGAAGTCTGGTTCAGGATGTCAGTATCGGTGCACCACCGGATGTGCTGGGGCCGCTCGGGCAAAACTGGGGATTGCCGCCCCTTAATCCGCAGGAACTACAGGCCACTGCATATGATGCTTATATCCGGTTGTTACGGGCGAATATGAAGCATTGCGGTGCATTGCGGATTGATCATGTGCTGGGATTATTAAGGCTGTGGTGGATTCCTGAAGGGAAAACCGCCGTCGATGGCGCATATATGTATTATCCGGTTGACGACATGCTGTCGATTCTGGCGCTGGAATCACACCGTTATCAGTGCGCGGTGATTGGTGAGGATTTAGGCACAGTCCCGGATGAGATCGTCGATATTCTTGCTGATGCCGGGATTCATTCTTACAAAGTCTTTTTCTTCGAAACGTCAAAAGATGGTGGTTATTTCTCTCCGGCACATTATGTGCCTCAGTCGATGGCAACGCTATGTACCCATGATATGCCGACTATGCGTGGCTTCTGGCACTGTGAAGATTTAAAAACCGGTCGTGAGCTGGGGTTGTATCCGGACGAAGAACAGCTGAAAGGTCTGTTTGATAACCGGTTGCGCTGTAAGCAGGAAATTCTCTACAGCGTAAACTGGCATGGCAACCTGCCGGAAGGCATTGGTATGGATGCGACAACGGTGCCGATGAGTCATGCGCTGAATCAGGCTTTGCATCTGCATCTGGCGGCGGGCGCTTCTGCGTTGTTGAGCGTTCAGCTTGAAGACTGGCTGGAAATGGATAAGCCGGTCAATATTCCCGGAACGGTGGATGAATATCCGAACTGGCGGCGGAAATTGTCAGTTAATCTGGATGATTTGTTCGCCCGTCATGATGTCAATGAGATAGCTCGCCGGCTGACTGAAACGCGGGGGAAAGCCGGGTAAACCCGGCTGTGATTCTGTGTGGTGAGGCGCTGGTGCGCCCCGGGATACTTTCTATGGATGGAAAGTATCCCAAAATTCTGAGGACTAAAAAATTTTGAGGACAGGCACTAAAGATAACGCGCTAATCCTGTAAATGGGCTTGTTCGTAGCCATCAATCGCGATGATTTGATTGTTTTTGCGTGTTTCTGCGAAAATCAGCCCGGATTCTGGTCTCAGCTTTTGGCGGGGGTGCATGATATGAAGCACTACCGCCTGATGGAGAATATTTTTCTTCTTCATGCCTGCCCCTAATAAACGAAATTCAAGATCGGTATCTTCTCCGGTGCCGGGTGTTTCGTACCGGTTATCGAATCCGTTAATTGAAATTAAATCGGCCTTATAAGCTGAAAAATTGCATCCCAGCAATCCTCTTTCCCGGCGATTGATGTAGCTTGCCAGCCATGATGCGGTAATCCGGATGCCTTTCTCTATATGTTTACCATATCCTATAAGGTATCTAGCAAACAGCCGGATGATATTCGTTGCAAAAAAACGGTGGGGGTGGGCGTCCTGATAAAGGTCATGTTTAATATCTGCATGGATGTTCACACGCCTGCCATTGAGAAAAGTATGCGCTTCTTTGTTACTCAGATGATCAAATACAAAATGTTCCTGAGGAATGCAATCTCCGTCGATAAAAATCATATAAGGGCTTTGTGCGGCGCGGATACATTTATTTAATAACCTGTTCTTTCTGAACCCTTTGTCTTCCTGCCATACATGCGTCACGGCTTTCTGACTTGCAGCAATGATAGCTTTCACTTTGTTGACGTTATCCTGAGTTGAACCGTCATCAGCAATAATAATTTCGAAGTTATCCGGTTGCTTCTCAAGCGCACGAATAATACAGCTTAGAGCATCGACATTGTTGTAAAAGGCGACAATGACAGTGGCATCATACATAGGGAAGTGGTCCTCTTTTGTATTGGTGGCTGGTTGCAGGCGCCACCGCACTGGTGTTGCGGATAAGTTAATTATATCCAATCAACCTGAAGATGCATGATTGAGCGTGCAGCCGAAAGATGCAGTTCAAGGAAAGAGAATGCAGGAATGTACCCACCTTTCAAATTATCCTGACGCAGAAATGCGCCACTGAACCAGGATGATACTTTTAAAAACAGGCATATAAATGAGAGCTGATTGGGATAAAAGCTTTAGAGGAAAGCCGGTTTTTGAGGACAGATCCTGAACTAACTCATCTGTCCTGATTGTTTTGGAAAAGACTGTGAAGTTACAGGGACAGCCGACGCCACAGCTGTCCGAATGATTTCATCCTACTCAGTTTTTTCCGCCTGCTGAATACATGTAGAGCGGATTTTTTCGAACTGACCAAATGCTTCAGAAACGGTACTGACTTCCGAGGGTGCCAGAGAAATTGACGTATGACAGTCGGGATTCGGGCAACTGAATTTTTTTCCTGCCAGCAGGAGTGTTGACTCAAAATGGATCGGTGTACCGCAATCCGGACAGTCGATTTTCGATTGAATACTCATCATCGTTTCCTTTTTCTGGGGTTAATTTTTATCTGGTATGGGGGCGAGGTTTTTCTCAAAAATATCCAGTATGGTCGTCACGCCACGGGGGAGTGGCAGTTGTCCTGCTTCAAGGGTGACTTCGTAGTTTGTTCCTGCGGCGGATTTTTGCTGGCTGCCGGACTGACTGGATAATGTGCCGTAGAGTTCGACATCAAATCCATCCGACTGATTATTTTGATCCAGACCTTTCTGAGTCAGACGGTGATTCTGTTTTGAAGACGTTTTACAGCTCAGCTCCTGCGAGCTTTTTACTTCCATATTAAAGGAGATTTTCAGCGTTTCGACCGCCAGTGAATTGATCGGAATTAAAGTCATCAGCGGAATCGAAATATTCATGGTCGCCGGGTTTTTGCTTAACTGACCGTCATTATCCAGAATTTGCCGGGAGAGCTGAAATGTCACCATGATGGGGCGGAGATCTGCGCTGTATTCAGACACTTTTTCAAAGCACGTTGAGAGTAAAAACTGTGTTTGTGCCTGTGCAATCATCGCATTGGCATCTGTGGCAGCCTTCAGCGGAGCACCAATTAAGGTTTTCATTGGCAGTCCGGTAAACTGATCTGCTAATTGTTTGCTGGCCATCTCTGTACCTTATGATTGTAAGTGGATGGTGATGGGTTTAACCCGGAATCTGCGATCGGAGTGCCCGCTCATATCCTTCAATGAGCTTTTTCAGTCCTTCTGGCGGTTCGTGCCCGGTCAGGGTAATTTCGACTTGCGCATTGCCTTGTTTCGGTGTGGTGTTGGCCGGAGACTTGGCAGTTAAAAGACTGTTTTTTTTCGGCGACGGAAAAGAGACCATCAGTTTATCGTCTTTATCCGTACTGATTTCCAGATCAGCAGAGAACTTGACTTCGGTAATCCGGGGAGAGGAGATCGGCACCAGCGCCAGCAAAGGTACTTTGACGGTGACCGTTTCGACCCCCTCTGCTGAACGCCCCGGGAATTGCATGGCGCAGGTCTTAGGCCGCAGAGCGGGGGGTGTTTGGTCATCGTGCACATAGCTTTCATTCGGCACTTCATCGAAAAAGCGCCGGATAAAATCTATCGTTTCCCCTTCGACAGCTTTGGCAGCGTCTTTTGCGCCATGGTGTATGGCACGCATTAATGCTTGAAACTCAATCATGTTTTTCTTCCGGTGAATGATTCAGGTCATCATATATTGGTGATTACATGAAGATTACTCTCATGATTTCGTGTCATTCTTGTCGCCGCCTTTAAGCATGATGGGATCAATATTTTTGGTAAAGGCCGTGATAATCGTGGTGACACCTGTTGGCAGAGGCAACTGCCCGGCATGGACATCCACTTCATATTTTGCCTGATTCGATGCTTCGTAATGTTCTTTCTGTGATGAGGTGGATTTGCTGTTATGTGATACGGAACCATGTACCTCCACTGAGAACAGACCCGCATTATACTTCGCGGTAATGTCTGCTTTTGCGGCTGTTTCCTGCTCCTTACTGGACTCGTTATCCGTGGAAGTAGAGCTTTTGACTTCCATCTCAAAGTGTACTTTGACATCGTCAACAGCCAGGGAATTGAGCGGGATAATGGTGAGCAGCGGCAGGGTAAATTTCACGCTTGCTGTCGATGGTGATGCATCGGTCCCATCCTGATTGAGTATAGAGCGGGTGATATTGAAAGAGATCATTATCGGCTCAAGGTTATTATCTTTTTGATCAAAACAGGTGCTTAACAGAAACTGGGTCTGGGCACGGGACATCATGCCGTTTGCGTCGGTCGCTGCTTTCAGGGGGGCGCCGATCAGAGATTTCATCGGTAAGCCGCTAAACTGTTGTGCCATGGATGCTAATCCGGACATCGCTCTCTCCTTATAAAAGTGGAAAATGCCTGTTCAAAAGGCACATTCCTCATAAAAAATGAAAAAGTGACGTATGGATGCACACCTCACTTTATTCTGATTGGCTGACTTCATCGCGGATGACATCAGATCACCTGAACGAAGCTTGCCTGTAGATAATAAGGAGGCCACCGGGGAGCTTCTTGGTGAATCCGGCTGAAAATACAGAGAAAACTGCGGGTGGTAGAAAATCAGTGGGGACAGGCACTATTGCACCAGAAGAGAAATTAATGGGGAAAGACGCTATAACTGAAAAAATAGTGGGGACAGACGCTATAGCTGGTAACTCAAAACAAAAGCGTGATTCCTGTGTTAAAGGAATCACGCCCAATGATATCGATTTCCTCAGGTTACTTACTCAAAAGCCGAAGAACTTCAGCAGATCATCGGTATCCTGCCGGACAATAAAAGAGACCGAATAATTATCCCGTTCATTTTTGTCCAGTTCCGCATCTAACGAAATAATATAAGGTTTGTTCTCTGCCAGTTTAAAGCGGGCCTGAATCAGCCAGACATTCTGCCCGCTTCGCGTGCCATAATCAGAGAACCGGGTCCAATAGGCTTTGAGTGAGCCTCTGGGCCGGGTGTTGCGGCCTTCTCTGATATCCTGACTGTAAACATTAAATTCAACGCCAGGGCCCCAGTAGCGGGCGAGTTCATCACTGCTGACGGCGTTATCCAGAGTGCGCAGGCCCAGTTTCAGGCCGACATTAAAAGTGGCATAGTTATCCATGTTTTTGCCTAAGGTGAGATCGGTGTAGGCATCAACAGAATGTGTGACTGTATTAAATGTCGTTGGCTTGATGCTGGTTTTTTCTTCAGCGGATGGAGCTTCAGAGAAAATAACACCAGTTTCGAGATGAAGTAGATCATCTGGTAGCCAGCTAAAGTACCAATCATCAGGAAGAAATCCATCGTTATAATTCCAACGGCCATTCACATTCAGAGAGGCGATATAAGAGTTTTTGTTAAACGTCCGGTTGCCTTCATCATCATAGTCATTTTGCCGTTTATACCC includes these proteins:
- a CDS encoding DUF2589 domain-containing protein → MIEFQALMRAIHHGAKDAAKAVEGETIDFIRRFFDEVPNESYVHDDQTPPALRPKTCAMQFPGRSAEGVETVTVKVPLLALVPISSPRITEVKFSADLEISTDKDDKLMVSFPSPKKNSLLTAKSPANTTPKQGNAQVEITLTGHEPPEGLKKLIEGYERALRSQIPG
- a CDS encoding DUF2589 domain-containing protein, translated to MSGLASMAQQFSGLPMKSLIGAPLKAATDANGMMSRAQTQFLLSTCFDQKDNNLEPIMISFNITRSILNQDGTDASPSTASVKFTLPLLTIIPLNSLAVDDVKVHFEMEVKSSTSTDNESSKEQETAAKADITAKYNAGLFSVEVHGSVSHNSKSTSSQKEHYEASNQAKYEVDVHAGQLPLPTGVTTIITAFTKNIDPIMLKGGDKNDTKS